AAGAGGCAGATCTAAGCAGGCCCGTGAGAACGCAAGGCGCCCTTGCAGGAGCAGAGGAGGCGTCCGTTCCAAAGCAGGGCTCGGTGTATACGCGTGCACGTGTGAACCCTCTCCGGTCCCCGCATCGTCACCTGCCCGGCCGCCCGCCCAGCCACCCACCAGGCATCGCGGGCCTGCTTCGTCTCCGGGCAAGCGCAACACGGCTTGAGGTTCGGCGGCGGCTTCTGCTCGTCCGGAGGGGAGGCGGGAAGCCCCGAAGCGGCGCTGGGGACCACACTGGACATGGCTCTCGCTCGCGCATGCGCAACACGAGGGCGAGAGCCCGGCGAGAAACGAGAGCGGCCGTGCACTTCCGCCCGTCGAAGGCGCCGACGCCTGTGACGCCAGACTCGCGCGACAGAGATTGTACCATATATAGCTCAAGGAACTGGGAGCAAATTGTAGTTTTCTCAATTAAAGATATAATTTTAGGAATGGGCATTAACGGGAGATTGTATTTTTctcaaagagatttttttaaattttagggaTGGGCTGAAAAAAACACATGACAGTTTTTGAACCACACACCTGACAGGCAGTGCAGGGTAATGGTTAGAGCCCTGGACTAAGACCAGAGAGATTTGGATTAAGATTCCCACTCTGGCATGAAGAAACTGGGTGACCTTAAACCAATCAGTCTTAGCCTCCCCTAGTctacagggtcgttgtgaggataaaatagcaaAAGGGGAAAACTTGGAGAAAGGGTGGTGTATTAAATCAATGTTTTAGGGATATGGGAACATGAGGAGAGGTGCTCTTTTCGGCCTCAGAAGCCACAAGCGACCCCCACTCTTCAGCAGAAGATACTTTGGGGCTCATCCATGCAAGCTCATTTCTCTTATCTGGTTAGAGAAGCCGGGAGGGAAGGGTACCAAATTATGTCATCCAGTTTATAAGAGAAAACAGGTCAAGCAGGGTTGAGAAATCCACACCTACAGTTCTTCTGCCCAGCTACAAAAGAAAAAGGCACCCTTGCCACCAACATTCCATTTGAATATCGCTCTTTCTCAACCCccacaaagaaaatatttttggcaCTTCCTTAAAATGAAGCAAGACCCATCAGATGAAGACCTGCTAAATTGGCAGTTGGATTGATTCCAcatctgatttcttggttacTTTTCTGAATCCTTGGCAAATGTATTGGTGCCAAGGAGAGGTGTTCAAAAGCCACAGTGTCAAAACCCAAGACTAATAATTACAGCCATTTGGCAACAGCAAGCCCACccccaataaaagcaaaaaaagaggaagccaTCTATTTGAGACCTGGTGGGGGAAAGACTGATATAACAGCagagatttatatttttaatacatAACAGAGCGATATAAGTTTAGGTTTAAATTGTTAAGATAAGAAACTATTGTAAGTTTACAATAAACCATAAGTAGTTAAGATAAACTAAGATAGAATATGAGAATAGTATTATTTAGAATAGAAAAGATTatgttaaatttatttaaaagtgTTTTACATTGTCAGCTTTAAATGCAACCTGTCTGAAATATATTACTATTGTGAAATAGCCATGATTTTGTTATTGCTGAcccggtaacataaagtgatttctaggagtgatttcagctcgtggcagcaaggcagggaggaaaagcgcaggagaccagagtttcttcgaaagcagggaggttctttattggcaagtgatttcttggcacagctcagcaaaaaggacccgctcatggctgtgcatcagccccttttatacatttccccagtaacccagaaagggggtgaagggcagtcccacccccatagtgcaaaaaccaggaagggggcggtctccttccatctaatacagagaaaatatcctagaacaccaaagggagaaaacaatccttttgcacatgctgatgagaacAAATCCCAGAGGAAaaggttgcaccttcttgcctgaagtggttccttgggagtgttaaaacagagacaagtttaaatgatccaatgaattcttggatcctgaaagtaagaatgtgaacagtccaatgagcttctggatcctgagagtaaaacttcaaacagtccaatagcaaaacagggtgacatcttccaacagtcagtccacaccctgggtccatcctttgttagtcaaaaggccacTTTTAATTtagtgaagatgggattaccgcAGGTGGTGATCCAAACTGTAATTcaaggactaacttccttgggccttaatatcagctgttacaagctgctgctttttccaacagatacagatatctaaaataacatttctaaacttaaacattagaggaaatcttaaagaacctccaatacagtacaagcccatataaacatataagcaagagtatcctaaattaacagtaacaaaacattaaatcaactggagaacttagctaaagtataatcctaaacatttggcaaataataaatccaacactgaggggcttgcattacatcttaaaagggacaaaggcaagaaggaaaccatgtgaaacatcagcacattcatatatacacgttctttccaggccttatggagacttttggacaacactggtctctttgctctgatccttagccagtgtagctcagcgataggctcaggaaaatatttttctattttcctggcggtaacaatttGAAATCTGTCTGCTGAAAGTATGGTAAACAAGGACAGAGATCTCAAAGGCTTTGCAGGTGTTCTGCTTATTGATGTTACTCTAGATAATACACAACCACAATACACAACCATAAGACAGCCAAAATTAGCTTCACTGGACAGGGTGAACATCAGCAAAGTATAGTGCATAGAATCTGGCTGAAGCTCTTCGGTCCGGTGATGCGCCTATGAAGAATTATACAGTATCCAACCTTGGGATGTAGTTGAATGTAAAATCTGATCATCTTTGCTTCGCCACATCGCATCTCCTTTGATCCATGTGATGAACTTCAAAGTACTCTGTAGGCGTTTCCATTGGAAGCTGGGCTGAAAAGTATAAAAAATGCGGTGATGCATTGTGACTGATGATCCCTAATTAGTATAAATAAAGGACCAACCAAGATCTCAGTTAGCTTCCGTTGGACAGGCTACTGAAAGAGAAGATTTGGCTTTGCAGCTCTTGAAATAAACTTTCATTTTTTGAAACTTACATCTTTGAAGTCTGTACTTAGAATTATTTCAGGGCTTGGCAAATATAACTCATTGC
The DNA window shown above is from Sphaerodactylus townsendi isolate TG3544 linkage group LG07, MPM_Stown_v2.3, whole genome shotgun sequence and carries:
- the LOC125436705 gene encoding cytochrome c oxidase copper chaperone — encoded protein: MSSVVPSAASGLPASPPDEQKPPPNLKPCCACPETKQARDACIIEKGEENCGPLIEAHKECMRALGFKI